Part of the Plectropomus leopardus isolate mb chromosome 7, YSFRI_Pleo_2.0, whole genome shotgun sequence genome, gagGCTTCAATAACTCTATGTGGATTGTCTTGGCCTGAGTCCTCAATGACATATGACTACAAAAGCCCCCTGCCATCAATAGTGGTACTCTGCGATGTCACCATGCGTGTAAGTGTGAAGAAATGGGCATGGGTCAGACAGAAGCCACTAACAAAGGGTTCCCAGTGTCTGTCACTCTGAATGCCATTATTCATAGACATTAATAATCTCTTCTTTTCTCCCCCTAAGAATTGACATCCTGATTATAATGGCTTTATGCTGTGTCAATCTTGGACCTTTTGTACCCATTTAAGTGTGGACTGTACTTAGCAAGGTCACTTTTGTCATTGTTGGCCACAAGGTCGTGGAAACAAAACCCTCCGCTTTACACAGTGCCACTGGGGGTGAGTGAACGCACTTCACTGGCGACTTGAGGGACTTGCTTGAAACTTTGCTAGCTGGAGCAGTTGGACGGTGTGGGCCACGGGACACACGGCATCTCTCTCCGGTTTGCGTCTTGTTTGTATCTCGTTTAAGCTGTAGCAATTACTGCTTTTAGAGACTTTGTTGGTGTTTACTTTGCAATGGCAACACACGTCCTTTAAGGATGCTGGGCTAAGTATGGGAACAGCTGAAAGGTGAGCAGAGCACCATCACTTGTGACAAATATAGATCAAGATTATATTATCTTAATAGAAATAGCATTGGGGCTTTTTTGTGACCTTTGAGAATAATGACTAATGTAAGCACTTCAGATGTGGTTCAGTTGTGAGCTGAGAAGATGAAATGCTGCTGCTCTGTATATAGATATACAAGTCAGGATGATGATGTGCTCAGAGAGGAATCCCTTAACTCGGACTGAATGAAATCATCTTAAGCAAGAGAGGGAAGCAGAGACGTTGCTCAGCATGCAACTTTTAAAGGCGTGTCACAACTAAGTAATACACAGACGTTATCTGGAAGTAATTTGGTGTTAATGATGGTGACGAGGACTtccattttgttgcttttgtagCTGTGGTGATTATTCACCCCACTCTGAAGGTTTACCTTAAATGtagctctgtctctgtgtgtgtcagactgGATTAGACATTATGTcataaataattgtgttttgttatttgtagtGATGCTGCGTTCATGGCTTCtattttatccttttctttACTCATGTTTGTACAGACACATTATCTCACAGTATTCACCTTCATTCTCATCTCCTCCAcagcacaaagagaaaacacaagtcAGCTAATCCAagcactgcacagaaggaaccAATTTCCCGCACAAGCATGGCAGACCAGAAGTAAGTTTTTGATAAGTTATGTTAAGAGCTTTCACctcacattttgtgttttacttcaAATATCCATCTGCTCTCTCGGTTCTTGATTTGTGCGCCTTTTGAATTCCACAGAGATCTATTTATATCTTTCACCTCTGTGCCAGAACACGCAAAGACATCTGCCCATTCACAGGCAGTGCGAGCACAGAAACATACCTCTGAAGGGTCAAATCGTGCCCCAGAAGCACCTTTCAGAAAAGACACAGCCAAAGATGAATTAGCAAACTGTGTCTTGACGTTAAGGCATGACGTAGTGTTTAGAGTTTGTCTGATCAAAGTCTTCCAGAACAGGGTGCGATAAGATATATCTCTGCCAAAAAccctcttcctctgtggtgaATATGCTATgattaaatgtcattttctcaTGTATTTTGAGCAATTCAATGATCTTTTCCTGTAAATCTTTGTTGTCGATGTACAGCCAGTAGGACCACTTGTATTCTGAATATTCAGTTGTGATTTGAAACAGGAGCTTCAGTGAATGTACtatattttctacattttccattttatcaCCTCAAATGAAAGCATTCTTATACACCTCTTACATCACATGGATGATcaaatgatgttgtttttcccCTATCAGAGACAACATAGATGACTTTAAAGTCCAGACAGCCAAGCACCCCAACATGGGCTCCGTCCCTTTACGGCCGCACAGTGAACAGTCTAAAGACCGGTTGTCCAAGAGGCTTTCAACGGAGTCCAATGGGACCAGTGATGGAGGTCAGGGCTCGTCCACGCCGGTGGAGTTAACTGCTTTGGAGGAGTCGTTTCGCCGCTTCGCCATCCATGGTGACACTCGCGCTACAGGCAAGGACATGCATGGCAAGAACTGGTCCAAGCTCTGCAAGGACTGCGGCGTGATCGACGGCAAGAACATCACCCTCACTGACGTGGACATTGTCTTCAGCAAAGTCAAGTAAGAAAGGCAATATGTCAATGTGAGCTCATCTGAGTTACATAAAATTCTGTTTCCCTTAATAAATCTGCCAACATATGAGCCAGATATGATCTTGTAACAGACATGTCACTACAAGATTGTGTACTTTTGCTTAATAGTGTTACTTAACTGTTGCAGAACCAGAGATGACTACAATCTTAGTCATTCAGATCAGTATGCCCAAAAGGCCAGTACAGTGGTGCAAACATGGTATCATTGTGGTTGCAAGAATGCAGAAGTGGAAAACTGTCTCCAGACTGCACTGAAGGACTGTTTCTAGTCTATTTCACAAGTGCTCCGAAAATTGAATCAGTGACATCATCTATAGCTTGCAGTCAGGTAACACCAACCCTCTTAATTACACCTCATTAAGGTGTCAACTGTTTGATTTGTGTCTGCACCAAACAATGCTTGTCACACTGAAATTAGCATGAAAGAGACAACTCTCCCACACGTTTTTGCTTTTACTGAATTGCATGTTTTTCAGGCAGTGTTTTGGAGGAtgcctttgttttttatacTAGGTTGGCTCAGATGTCCATCAGAAGCAACAGCCAGAGCAAGAGGTCAGGATGGCTCATCCTGTGTCTCCTGGGGCCAAATTGATTCATCCCTTGCTTCTGAATTTAAGTGAAGTAGAGTCTAATAAGCTGTGACCTCAATGTAATTTCACTAAAGAAGACAAATTGTGGTTACCGAAACTGAGTGCATTTGGGATGAAAACACACTGGCATATGAAGTATTATTACTATAGTGCTAGCCCCACACAGTAATGTTCATACAGTTGTGTCATATGTGGTGCAAAATAAAGCTGTTGTAGTGAAGGGCAAGGCTTTTACAATGTGGGTTTGTAGGGTTTTGTGCATGATTATGTTGGAGATATTCATTCATGTACAAAgcagctttgatttttttatcctgtttgaATGTTGTGAATAACAATTATTCTGCTAGACAGCACCAGAATAGACGAGTATGGCTTGAAGCCACTTATAATCAAGTCTTGCTTCAGGACTGAGAATCTCACACTGATTTAGTGGATTTTCCATCTTCTGCTGGTGTGTAGCCATAGTTCATCTTGGTCACTTTGTATACACACTTATATACAAGAGATTCCAAAATGATTTTTAGAGTGATTTTTCTGCTTGAGACTGTTTATTCCTGTTGTTACAACATCATGAGTGTTcaggaaagaaaataatatttcaaaaagcaGCTCCAGGAGTATTGAATATATTTCCATTAAACtaactttgtattttaatatcTACACCGCCGTACTATTTAGCACAAAACTACATAACATTTAGTGTGTACcaatacaaaatatttcaaatgcagtatgccaCAAAATACCAGGATGCTCACCTGCCTCTGGGTGCATGTTGCAGTGTGCAAGCCAGCATGCAtttctggctattctgacccacaaaTTTCTGCACAGTCAAAGATATGTTTCATCTACTGAGCTGCAAATAGATGACATGGTATTTAAGCGACCAGCTGAATGGATAGTATTAGTAGAAATAATAGTTGTTTAAGTtaagaaaataatcacaaagaCTAACAACtatgaaataataatgacagaGGAATGCATATATCATCTGACTGTTGTGAATATAATATCTTAGAATCTGCAATGTATACAGttataacttaaaaattaaCTTTGACATTGCAAAGCATCAACAGCACAGCTCTCCAGGTTGACCTCTGTCTCTGGAATGCTTggcaaattgtgttttgttttgtctccaaGGTAATGGATATATGagcaagagggtcaaagttcataGCACAATGTTATGATGAAGTAGTTTGTCCCGTTAATGTacatactgcatgcaacagaAGGCTATGTAGGGAAGCTGCAGTACCTGCTAAAAGTCCAGAAAAAATCCATGCGATTTGGACAGCTGCTTAAGACGTACTATTACTAAAACAAGCATTGAGTAGAGTGGAAACTAAAATGGgaagatttttaaattaattatttattatgtatcaAGTAGTACGATGCACAGGAGGTATTTGCAGTAAAGTATTCTATTCTGAAATGGATTTGTTAATGCACTTGTTGGTGTCCTAAGTTACAAACTCAGAGAACCTTTTACAGGAGATACAAAAGGAAGCTGTGATCCAGTCCTCAACTATCACGAGCCATGCATGTGACTTCAGATGCTAGGGACTTGCATTAACTCACATATTTAACAATATTTGAAGCTTTTATCATACATTGTTTATTGCATTTCTACATCCCATCTTtgactcaaaaaaaacaacccaaacccAAACAGTCACTACACGCTAAACAATACTTTAAGTAAGATTTGGTGGCAGGATAGAGCAATGCAGAATAAAATGCGCACactaaagtataaaaacaaggACTTGTAGTCTACACATTCTCATGATTGGCATTCTTTTTGTGCTTAACATTAGATATTctctgataaaaaaacaaaaaagcaattcaGCCATCTGTTCTTACAGTAAACTTGAAAAATGCCCTTTCATTTGTAAAGCAAAACAATTTTCTTCTGGACTTTGAGTCACCCACATCAACACCTTCGCAGTTGGCATGGCAATGGGTGTTCATGTTTACTGTGGTGAAGAATTTTCCTCGGCAATACAAGAGAGGGAAGTTAGAGCTGACTGCAAGATTAAATCTTGTTTACATCACGCTCTGTTGGTGAGCAGgatttgtaaatgtgtaaacaATATGGTGCAAGTACTTTAATGAAAAAAGGCATGTTTCCCGTCATACAAGCTAATCAAGGTGATTCTATGCAGTGTTGTGTACAATTAATCCTTGAGTGCGAGTTTGATTGCTCTGTCATTGGACCTCTTCAGGGGTCTCAGATAGTCCAGCATGCATCCACAGCTGCGTTGAGTAGGTTAGTACAGTAGAGTCTGAGTAAAGCATGTGGTGTATATTCCCCTTAGAGCCAGCCATGGGATAAAAAGAGGTACAGACTGGGGGAGGGGCTcattttcatgtggtttttacTCCAGGCATGACTGAGCCAGGGCAGGCTGCCATGCAAGAGATGCAGATCTCCACTTTCCCTTTAATCAGTGTCAAAGCTCTTTGCTTCCACACGAAAAATTAAACATCTTAATGAGCACTGGCTAATCACAGTACAGCTGGATGAACCCGTATTTACTGTGGGTATGGAGGTCTGCTGCACCACATTGAGTCTCTGCTGTGCTGTCTGCCTGCTCAGAGCCAGAACACCACAGCATGAGCTATGGATGAGGTAGAAATCTGGCAAGGACTAATTAATTACTTCTAGCACAGTGTTATGGTGGCTTCCTCTCTCTAAGCTTTGGTAACATTTCCCCATCAGTGAGCATGATCGTGGGCGGTGCAGGAGATCATCAGCCAACTATTGTGTCAGATCCATATGGATCATGCACTGCAGATGGTTGAACtctgtaaataaacagcaggTGCAGCTACCGTAGTCTccccaaataaaataaagctccACTTGCTCTCTAACCCTTGTCACTCTCAACCTTATCACAGCCTCCTCAGATTGTGaactgctgtttatttacacaGCGTAATCATTTATATACATTGGAGAATTTCACAGCTCAGTATGGGGAGATCTGCACAGAGTCCTTGGACAGAAACGGCAGCTGGAAGTCTAGTTTCCCGTCTGACAATAGACAGCATGGAACAGGCGCAGAGGAATGGCGCTCAAACAAAACCGCTCACTGGATGAgtcaaattaataataaaccCAAACATCCCCGTTTACCGTAGGCTGTTGCTATGACAGCAGGTTGCCCGAGAAGACTGCGAGCTTTATAGGTTGTTGTTTAGGTGATTTATCACCACAGCaatggctgtttgtgtttgtgttactatGCACTTTTTACATGGAAGTGAAACGGGCAAATGGCCAGTTAAACAACTGGAGCACTCTCAGACGGAGAgtgattgatgatgatgatctgTGGTGTGGTATTGTCAGTAGttatagtttaatttaattaatgagAACACAGGGATTCTGCAGGTCCCTTACTGGAATATAAAAACATCTCGGCTCTCCTGGAACTGGACACAACATGATACATGATATGAAGAGACAGTCACATATACAGCctacagatgtgtgtgtgagtctgtggaGTTGCTCAGACAACAGTTAAGTACTGGGAGACGGGATCCAAACAGGGAACGTCTTCTCAGTGTTTATCTCAGCGGGATACCATCTCCATGCTGTGTCTTACATCTGCCATGTTGAAGTGATCACACATGGCTCTGTGTACACTACTGTCTGCTCTCATTGTAAGCTTTCAAACTCTACTGAGAGGCTGTAGAAAAGCTGATAAAGCAAGCCTTAACACGGTGTTTCTGTCTCTGGAGACAATTTTTGCGGGGGTTTTATGTGCTATATTGGGACAAGAAGTGTTATCCCATACTTAAGCTCCTTTTCCACCTACATTTCAGGAAGAAATCCTGTCGCACTATCACATATGACGAGTTTAAGACAGCACTCGGAGAGCTGGCCAGGAAGAAATATAAAGACAAGACTGGGGAGGAGGCTGAGGCAGAGGTCTTTAAGCTGATTGAGGGGAAGACACCCATCATTGCAGGAGTCACGGTAAGACTCAAAAGAGTGAATATAACTGGTGTCAAACCGGAGATGTTAAACCAAACTTAAACGTTTTCTTAATGTTCTCACAGAGAGCTGTGGCATCCCCAACAGTGAGCCGTCTTACGGACACCACCAAGTTTACAGGGTCACACAAGGAGCGTTTTGACGACACCGGCCGCGGGAAGGGTAAGGCGGGACGAGTGGACATGGTTGACACTTCAGGATACGTCTCGGGGTACAAACATCGAGGGACATacgaaaagaaagtaaatagaCCCACCGTCGCCAAACCCATGTGAGGGcaaggaaataaacatttgatcAACCACTAGGATAATTTTCTATTAAAAGAGTACTCAAAGAAAGCACAAAAGAATAgaatttcatatattttccCACCCatct contains:
- the LOC121945516 gene encoding tubulin polymerization-promoting protein, with the protein product MADQKDNIDDFKVQTAKHPNMGSVPLRPHSEQSKDRLSKRLSTESNGTSDGGQGSSTPVELTALEESFRRFAIHGDTRATGKDMHGKNWSKLCKDCGVIDGKNITLTDVDIVFSKVKKKSCRTITYDEFKTALGELARKKYKDKTGEEAEAEVFKLIEGKTPIIAGVTRAVASPTVSRLTDTTKFTGSHKERFDDTGRGKGKAGRVDMVDTSGYVSGYKHRGTYEKKVNRPTVAKPM